Genomic segment of Panicum virgatum strain AP13 chromosome 9N, P.virgatum_v5, whole genome shotgun sequence:
GTAGgtgacgttcccgtcgacatcGAGACGTTTGTGGTGATTCCATCTTGAAGATTTGCcgactcagtcttcgaagatactcatagaggtagggtttgcgtacgtaTGCTTATAGGGGTGAGTGTgtgtgcgttgtgagtgtctgaatTGTACTGTATAATCTAAAAAATGAATTTGGctttattttctctctctctaaaaATAATGGTTGGAGAAGCTTTTGATTTTCTATCCAAGAGGGGGAGTATACATTGTTTACAAGAATTTCCAAAGAATTTTCGAGAGCAACAATCTGGTGCAAATTAGCATGATGTCTGCTGTTTTATTAATGCTTCTGCTCCAATTTGGCAGGTTGAGACGGTTTTTTAGAcgcttttttttagattactaCAATACAACTCATATACTTACAACGCACGCATCTTCACAcctctatgaacacacgtacgctcCTAAGAGGAGTCGAAACTAGGACATCTGGTGCTAACGAGGCTCTTATAACCACTAGACTACATGCCCTTTCGCGGCAACTCGAGACGCTTGATAAGATTGTATAGGACTTTACATGCCGTAAATAATTGAGCTTCGATAGGTTGTTCATTGTAAACAATAGCATAATggtgcggtggcggtggtgctgCGTGTTCAGGTCAAAAGGGCTGTGCGTGCGTGCATCAGCGCATGCGTCAATTACGCCCCGGGAAACCACGACCATGTCTCTTCATGTGCTGCTTCTCAGCGTCCTGTGTCCGAATCTTGAGGCAATGTCTTCTAGGCAATACCCAATCGATCTATCAACATATCACCGTAAACTAGTCACTCATCACTCGCGCTTATCACATCTGGGAAAAAGCGCCGATCCGAAACTGGTAGAATGATCGATCTCTCACCCTCACATATTTTCGTCCTATGTATGGCGGTTAGCACATGGTGCCAATCTGGAAGCTGGTGTGATCCAATTAATATCACCAATTCCCCCGATTGATAAGGTCAAAAAGCATTGTACCATACAAAAGTTCACAAAGCGGTAATGAGATCGTTCCCACGTTTTCAGAATAAGATCGACGTTCCCGGGACAGAAAGGTGGTCATGAAGTTGATGAATTTCTTGGAGTAACAGTCTGCATTGTACATCCATCATTATTGGTCCATCTACATCGGATTGTACCAAAATGATTTTCATAAATCAATTAATAAACACAATGTGAGGATTATTTATGTGATTTATTGTTGGACCATCGACACTACCATTCATTACTTAGAATCTCATGTAAATCAATTGACATGCTTTGGGGGTGACGGGGAGGCAATCACATGCTTTATTACTTTATTAACTAATATCTGTTAAATCATATGGAAAACTATAATAAAAAAATGATTATTCTAACACATGTTGTAAAataatatttatcattatctagttgcaacagatttcattttgcatcacacctccatgtttgtttgatatatatttaattgaaccatttgtttgtgaattggtattttTATCTCTTCCATTATACAtagaatatatggtgacacatatcgtgcatagtatttatataaataataacacaaataatatattaataatgataggaatagtaatttagaatttatatTGGTCCACTTTAATATTTATTATAACTATatatttagattcagatttaggggttactttaacttttaataatgctATATTcgaataatttatatgcaaatttaggagttatttgcattatttttataatagcacaggtggataatttatatgaagattagagggttactttagattttttataatggcagaggtgggtaatttgttAGGAAAGACAACAGATTCAatggctattataattagagttgtcggattgatggtaggatgtttctaatttttgtgagagtctctaggatttctctattttgtaGAGTGTCCACCAAGAATCCTAGGTGATTTTATGTGGAACCTTGAAAGgaacctccaattagtaatagtaagaatGTAAGATGCTATTTAATTGGATTTGTTCAATTGTACTAGAGAGATGATGTGAATTTTGATTGATTTTTTAACCATTGACAAGCATGAATATCCTTGCCTTGCATTAAATGGTGAAAAAAATTGGGATATCTGTTTCATTGATTTAGAGAATGGTGTCATGAATTTCAGTTTTGCTTCCTCAATTGCTCGCTTGAATGAATGTATCATGTTGCATGACGTTTCATATTTTAAACAAAATTTAGGATTTCATATTTGTTCATAACCTCCTTTATAATGAGTAGTTGTCATTATAGTGCTAAATGCACCACACATTATCATTCATCATTGCCTTTTAACACTAACTACCATTGATAATAGatagcaacaacaacaacaaattaTTACTAATAAGTAAGGACATACCACGGATGAGAGGCCGCATTCGTaatcctttttctaaaaaaaagtaaGGACAAACCAAGTGCATCTGAATGCACCATATCCATCGTGTTGTATCATAATGTCTCCACATCTTTGTGCACGAGATCAATTCCTTATTTTCCATTGATGTGTCAACGACATGTGTGAAGCCTTTTGCTTCATTTACTGTGCTAAATAAGGGATTGGGTAAAAAATACGGTAAGAAGAAGAATTATTTATTTAATAAGATATTAAATTCTTTTCCAGTGTTGTGCAGCTGATCTACAGCAAGGAAACAGCTATATAATTTTGAAGCAACAACACCAATTTTAACTGCTTCATGTTGTCGCAATGAGAGATGAGTGCAATGTACAGTTCACATGTTGTCGAGAAGCACTAGCAAATAAAATTTCTAATATAATTCAgattagaaaaaaataatgaatacCCAGTTCTGTAACAAAACAACCCCAAGAGAAAAAATTATAGTTGACATGTGCTTCCTTAAACTTGAAGCTATTCTGCCCATTCCATTTGGCATTGGCCACTACAGTACAATTCAGTGTAAGCACGCTGCTGCAAGTAGGAGCGAGCATCGCACTAATTAAATTCCAGTTTGATATCAAGTATGACTAATGATGGCATGCTAATTTCCAGCTATTTAAGCATAATCCTCCCCTGGGCAGGGGACCAAACCAGAGGTAGCTACTACTAGAACTCACTAAGAACTCTAACTCCTGATTGGCCTGGTGAGAACATACTCAAAAAGGGCTTTGGGACAACCATAGAGCCCCTGAATCTAAGTCCTATATATCGTCATTGCCGCGGGGTTCCCCACTGCATTCTTTTCTGCAACCTACCCTTGCCGTCTCATTGCAATTGCTCCAGGTAGTTGGAGGTGAATCTAAGCTACAGATTCTTGGAACGGGACAACAATGGGGGTAAGTAAAACATCACTTGCATTGCAGGGAAACAAGAACTAGCTCATGACAGATTGTACGAAAAAGTTTACGgttctgtattttttttttgttggctgCAGATCATGAAATGGATGCAGAGCAGGCTCCATGGGAAGACAGAGAACAGAACCTTTGACGGCGCGGCCGCCGTCAGTTCATCTCGCGGTAACTCTCACTGCACTACGCTTGCAGCGTGTGTGATCACTGATCAGCACTGTCAGTCGTTGCTGTGCTAAATGTGCGTATGTTTCCTGCATAGGTGCTGGAGTCCACGAGAAGCCACAAATCAATTATGAATCAGAGAAGCATCTGAGCGCCGATCAATGGCCTCAGGCCGGCCTCCTCTCCATTGGCACGCTCGGCAACGGCGAGCATCCACCGCCGCAGGAGGAGGACCTGCCGGAGTTCACCGTGGAGGAGGTGAAGAAGCTCCAGGACGCCCTTGCGAGGCTCCTGCGACGGGCCAAGTCCAAGTCCAGCGCCcgcggctccggcgccggcgaggacagACCGCCGTTGGACAGGTTCCTCAACTGCCCGTCCTGCCTGGAGGTGGACAGGAGGGTTCAGACGCCGAAGCACGGAGACGGCGATGGCCAGACTGGCGACCTCTCACCGGACACGAAGATCATACTGACCAGGGCCAGGGACCTGCTCGACAACAGCAGTGCCAGCGGCAGCATCAAGCAGAAGTCATTCAAATTCCTGCTCGAGAAGATGTTTGTCTGCAATGGTGGCTTCTCCGCGCCGCCTCGGAGCTTGAAGGACCCAATAGAATCAAGAATGGAGAAGGTACGCGTGTGCTCAAACCAGCAGACATGGTGAAAGATTCATGCAAATATGTCCTCTGAACTTCGACTCTGTTATTGGCAGTTCTTCCGGACGATGCTTGGTAAGAAGATGAATGCTAGGTCGGACAATGGCACGGCATCGTCGAGGAAGAATTACTTCTTGGAGGACGGAACCAAGGGGAAGAGGCAAGGTGGTCGTCGTTGTGGCCGCgaagaggagagggaagggagctGCAGGTGGGACAGAACAGACTCTGAATGTAAGTCTCTGGCTACTCACATTCCAAGTTACATGCAATATTCAGACACAGTTCTGTATCTGAAaaccctttctttttcttgtgcAGTCATTGTTTTGGAGATTTGAAGCGACATGAACCAGGACTATGGTGAAAGACATGTACACGTGAGACCAATGGCAATGGGGTGAAGAATATGAACAAGTCATCGGTGACAGTCGATCAGGGTCCTGGGAAAaaagcacccccccccccctgcaaGCAAAGACCTTGAGCTGCTTGCATTCCTGCAATGGGGGAAATTATCAAATCTcaaaactcttttttttttgagataacaatctcctttttttttgtcctAATGTGGATATGTAAATTCATTTTGCGCCGCATATAGTTGGGCTGGAAGGATTTTGAATCAGCTTTTATATGGTACATTGATGTTTCATGAGGCCTAGCTCATGGTACATAGATTTTGAGTACATGTAATGTGTTATGATCTGCAGTGTCAACATACAACATACCAGAACCTTATTTATCAATCAGTTCATGTATGTTGAGATTGAGCATCTACAGGTTGTATGAGTAGTTTGTCTTTAAAGGAAGTTTCACAGCCACTGCAGTTTTGCTATTGTTTTGTCAATGGATGGTATTAATAAAAAGGGATATggatatttttatttgttttaggaGCGTCTGAATGCTGAAAACGTCACTCTTGTTATGGCCGCATCGGTATCGGTACTTGAGCACTTCTATTACCAAAAGAGGAAAGCCAGGCTGCTTTGGCTGTTTGGCAATTGGATCGGTAGCAGAGGCCCGGCACTTCCGGTTTCAGGTTAACAAAAAGGAGGGCAAACAAGTGCGTCCCAAGCAACGCGCCAACGCCTGTAAACCTTGTGGAATCGCCATAGTTTAATCTCTGCAGCATCGTGGCCAAATCTGAGCCAATCATGGTTCATATCATAACCTAAAAATTATAGTCAACGAAAGGAGCTCAGTGCTAGGTATAAACTCTAGCGAAGTTCCAAAAATTAACATCCAAACTAGCATCTTTCTGTGGCAATCTGTGGCAAATGCAGTCAGTTTTACAGCAAACAAGTTCAAAGCCAAAACAGATATAATGGTGATTGCTACGATGAGCGCTGGAGGCAGGGATGCAACTTTAACAAGGTGCTCCATTCAACTTTGGCTCCATGATGATCCAGTtttctggagaaaaaaaaatcagcagaTCAGTATTCCGGCAGAAGCCAAAGGTTAGATAATAGAAATATAAACTTTCCTTGTCCTAACACTACATCAGGGTCAAGGAATGAAAGTTAACCTAATAAACTCGACATATCTAATTATATAATGTATTAATGTTAATGTGATGTGAAATAAGTGATAAAGAAACCAGGGCACAGGCTCCAGAACCCAGCAGTGCACAACTATAGACTCTACTGCTAGGAACTAATTAAACCATTGAGGCCTGAGGGTTTGCAAGATTGGTGATTCAACTGGACTACTCTAGGGTTTTATTTCAAGGAATGCATACAGAATCCACTCCCACATACACCAGATCAATGGATCCAGAATAGTCCAGTGGGGTACATTATTTATTCCAAGTAAAAATGTTCATGATGTACACACAGCATACCTGAATACTTATGAGGGGaaaaaaagcaaaacaaaattATAACAAGGAGACCCCAATTCAACAGCCAGATAACAGCAGTACCAATCAGCTTTCTCCAAAGGTTGGCTATCAGCATGTCTCTTGGGCACTTTGGCCAAACTAGAGGTGCTACTAAAAGGCAGCTTTTATGTGGCTTCAGCTCCCAAGTCCCACAATCTTACCTCTGGCTTTGCTGTTTGAATCAGCTTCAGCTTATGAACTTCTTAAAGATTAGGAAATACTGTGGGATGTTCTGTCGCACTGTTACTGAAAGCTTTAGACCGATTCAAAGCAGAAGACCCCTAATAAGCTTCAAGCCAATGACAATGACAAGGGGCTCCTGGACCTAATGAACTGAAGCTAACTTACAAAGCTTATCTCTGTCAAATATGTTCTCAGTTAAGTGGAGAGTTCAGAGTGGAAAAGGGCTCAAGTCCTTGTAAAATTCACAGATGAGTCCAAACTGAACCTAAAGCTAGTCCAAATATACTCTTAAACTACTGGTTGTGAGTTTAGTCAGTCGAAACATGCTCTTAAACTACTGGTTCAAGACAACTTACAGATTTTGTTGAACGCCACAATGTCGCAGCTCTGAATGTACTCATTGGCTGGCTCAGTGCAGAGATGATCCTCAATCAGCATGTCGACAGAAACAAGGTCATCCACAATGGTCATCATAATTTGCATCTTCTTGATGCCATATCCAACTGGAACAAGTTTTGCTGCAAAGGATGCCATCTCaagttcagaaaaaaaaacaaacaaactgaACTTTAACAGGTCACAGTAAGTTGTTAGACCTGCTTTGATATATAGTAAAATACTATGAAAGAGCAGAGTCACATACATGCACCCCAGAGTAGACCTTCCATCTTCACGCTCCTAACAGCTTCCTCAAGTTTTTGCATGTCAGTTTCATCGTCCCATGGCTTCACATCTAGAAGAACTGATGACTTCCCAGCTAAAGTAAGATACATCAAGTTAGCAATGGATTTTCTCAGATCATATATAACCTAACTTCATTATTTTGGTTGAGGGCTAAATGAGCATATATGCAACTGAATGCAATAAAAATCACTACAAGATATGATGGTGCAAATTTGGCTAAAGACTTGTTGCATTTTGCATAAAAATACTAATTAGAGATTTCAATGCCAAGGCccatgcctttttttttctactaTTCAATACCACTGTCTAAGTAAGTCAAATACTGGGCAGGAAACCAGATAAATCAGAGACAGACATACACTCTTTCTTCTTGCCAGAAGCTTTAACAGCTGCTACACGTGCTTCAGCTGCTGCACGCTCCTCTTCAGTCTCCTCACCAAATAGgtcaacatcatcatcatcatcttcatcagctGTCGATGGCTGAAATCACAACTGCTTCAAAAAAAGGAGATAGAAATACAAATTTTCACAGTGCAAACTTGTTACATAGAAGATTTGGTGCCAGAAAGATGGTAAATCAAATTGCCCATTGTTGGTATCTAAAAATTGCCTGTCTGAGTACAACTTCTGGTGTTGAGCCTGATACTGAACAGTTAACCACCAAAACAAAAGCTATATAGCAGTTTTGTAACCTTTTGGTCAGCAACTCGAGGAGTTGAAGCCATAGAACAAGCAGATGACTCAACCTTAACACCTTCACCTTCTGCAGTGACTCCACTGCACATCAAATCAGAGTATTTTTAGGCTCATGAAAAATGCAACGAAACTGTAGATATCAGCGGTAGCTCAAGTACTCACCTGGACCTAAGGAGAGCACTGATATGATCGTACCACCTTGTAACATTGACATAGCTCGATGAGGGAGCCGATGACAATGCAGTGAAGACGGCCATGTCATCCTTTGAAGCTTGGTATCTAAAGTGGAAAACAATTTAAGGCCCGGTATGTGTTCATCAATGATCATGAACACACTTTATGCAATGCAGTTACATACCCGGTTATGTAACTGCGAGTGAGGAGGTAATCGTTAAGCTTTTGAAGGCCTGCCTCGGAGTTGACATTTGACGAAACGACCGCCATCTTGAGTCTAAAATCAACTGAGTGACCTGTAGGCATACGAAGGAGAATAAGCAAGAATCTCTAACAAGAAAGACATGCGAGGTACTGCTGTACCAAAGAGGATAACAAGTAAGCATCTCACAGCAGGCACAACAATAAAGGGATAAGTACATTGTACACAAATAATCAAATCACAATCAAGTAGCAAGCGGACTACAGTGCTATCAATAGGATCAACAGGCGTTAAACGAGAGTGCAATTTCAGCAGCTAGCCCAGCGGATGGTGTTATTGCCTGCAAGGCTGATGGTGATAGGGTAGAATggaagcagcagcaagcaggATATAAACGATCACGTACTTCTTCAGTGAAGGTGTGATCTAGTTTTCCGCATGACGGAATCTGCTGGCCTTATCGGTTGTCCAACTAGGCTACCTAATCCCGGGTTGAGATTGAAGAAAGGCCCAGGCGCAGGACTTACCAGCAAGCAAGGGAAGACGTCGGCCGGCCGGAGAGGAGACGGGAGGCGGGGAGGAGAAGACGGAACTGATGCacttccggcggcggcggacgcttTATGTGAGGTTTGGGGGTTCGGCGATCAGcgatcctccctccctcccgctgccgccgattGCAGTGATGGGCTGACCTTGGGCTGATGGGCCGAGCGCTTCTTTATTTCGGGGAGAATGGGCCCCTTGTCGATACTGGAACTGAAACTGTTCAGTCTCGACGATGAAGAAGCCGAAAGTGCAGTGACGATGAAGAGTTTGAGATGGAGCTGGAACTTCCAGGTAGAGATCTCGTGATGCTTACGTCTTGAAATCGGTCACGTAACCACTTCGGAATCCAGCAGCGAGCGATGATTCTCGTCAAGCTTTAAAAAAAAGGGAACAAATTGATAAGAACACTGAATAATACTAGTTTATACAAGGGATCAGGCCAGTAGAACTCCCAGCTGTCTGTCCACTGAAAATGCATCCTGCTTGATCATAGTTTAGCTCGACCTCTCAGGAGTTCAGTTATTTTTCTGGTCACATGGAGAACAGGCGAGCTAACATCTGAAATCATGAATTGATGTGGCCATCACATAGTACAGATCTTATGCttccttaaaaaaaaaactttaaaaAGGCATCAGGCTTTGTCAAGATTTTCTTAGAACTTCCATGTGGAGCACTACAGTCTAGCTTGAAATCCCTACAACGCCTTTGCAGTTCTTGCTCTGCTCAGGGTTCAGATTGAACCACTTGCTTTTGGGAGGGCAAGCCTGCCCCAGACTACCTGCTGCACCCCAGCAGATTTGCATTTGCCCCGTACGCATTGGTCAGCTGGCAGGCTAGTGGAGCGAGATCAAATGGCCGCATATGCTCGACGTAATTCGCTGCTTTACACAAAGGCGGCAATTCAGGATAAGATGGACTCACTCGCAACAATTATAACTAAGCGATCAGGCAACGCCACTACCACCTATCCATCGCCCATTCTTACACTGTCGTCCATCTGCCTCAAGGGGGCAAAAGAAGGTTATCGCCTCGGCATAAACACAAGCATATGCTCCTGCCTGGCTGTCTTTTGTTGACTACTACTGACCAcaacacctctctctctctctctctctctctctctctctctctctctctctctctctctctctctctctctctctctctctcgatttGGTGAAGCTAATAATGAGATTGCTAATGTGCTAAGATTCTGATTACTAGTTGCATTACAGTTTACATGGCAGATGGCGACCTGTGTGACCATCTAGATAGATACAAAGCTCTGCAAGATATTACAAGTTGAACTAGGCTTTCAGAGACAGACAAGTTCCTCTCATCCTCTGCCCTTTTTCTTGTCCTATCCCAAACCTTAAAACGGTCACACGAAAATATCGACATAGAAATCCCTGAAAGAAAGTTCACTTTCATCGATCTAGGGAAAATTAGTCGCATGCACGCTTCTCACTTCAAATGCTAAAGCATGCAAAAACAAGACGCGCGCGAGATGTTCAGAGCTTCAGATTCTGAAATGACCCATTTCAGCTCCATCCTGCTTTTCTGGGACTCTGCAAGCGATCTGAGGAAGCTGTTGTTGCCAGCGCAATTTCATCTGTTTACACCACCACCCAGTCCTTTTGCATACGAGTTCTTCTCGAATGGTAGTATATGGTCGTATTGTGCACCGTAAAAAATCTTGTCCTTTTCTGCGCATCCAAACTCGCATGCTTTTCCTGCATGCCCCTTCTCCGCAGTGGGATCTGCTGACCATAGCTAGGGACCCTCCAGTTTCGGCATTTCCGGGAGGAATATCCAGTCCAGTGTTCATTATTAGAGCCAGCAACATGCCCATCCGGCCATCTGTCTGTCTGTCCACGTCGGTCGCCCTACCTTTGTGAAAGAATATGCTTGTCATCTTCCAAACTTGAAAGCGAGaaaaggaagaaaggaaaaacagAGAGAGACGCTGGCTGATATCTGCATGTGAAAAAAGTCCTGAAAGCTGAGGAACGCGTGACGACTGGCATCGACCTCGGAACAGATGCTGCCTTGTTCTTCTTCAAGCTCAAGCAGCCCCATGATCGACCAAGGTATATTCGCCCGGTCGAGAGGATCATCTCATCGATCTGACGTGCTGCCTGCGCCTACGACCTAGGGCGAATTCCATTCGCCCGCTTTTGGAGTTGTCATCAGGCATTAGTTACAGAGACTCGATCAAGGATTTAAATGGTGATGGGTTGACTTATCGGAAATAGTGTAAACCACTAGAACAGCACAGTTCAgaggcttttttttttggtttggtttggtgttTCGTCGTCGGCGTTGCTTGCCGTCGACTGGATGAATTCTCGACCTGGCTCTTTTGACTCGTCAGGAGCACAAGTTGAACATTGTCTTGTCTCCCGGAAAGTTGAACGTGCAAACCCGCATAACAATTTATCTAGAGCAGAGCAGTCAGAACCTTCATGACCGTTCATTCATTCAACAGTTGAGATGACTTGTCATTAGGTAACTGCTAATTGAGGAAAACATCAAGAATATGACAGAGGATCTGAGCATCTTTGATCCGCAGCATGGTGTTGGATTTGCCGGTAAAAAGATCACTGCAAGAACAATGCTGATTGATCCTGCCTGTTACATTATTTAACCCTATTCCCTATAGTCCTACTAGTAGTCAGTAAAAGTAAGACAAGAGCACACACatccaaagaaaaagaaaaaggagtgataTTACAGGTTGATAATTACACATCTCATCTTTTCAGCATTTGTATAACCCTGCAGCGAGCGCATTTCgtgacaaaaaaataaaataaaaacagtAGCCTCtaattaatttaattatagCACGATTATATTAATTGGTGCGTTCTTGCGTATGCTCAGTTGTCGTGCAAGACAATGAAGACATCGATGAGATCACTGCGTGGGGATGaggggcgacgccggcggctgGACGGACTGGACGAGCCAGTCGGACTCCGGCAGCGGCGCCATGGGCGGCAGCGAGAAGTGGCCGACGGTGGAGCTGCCGCTGCGGACCTCCTGCATGGTGAGCAGCGCGGCGACGGTGTTGCGGAAGATGCtctgctcggcggcggcgagcgcctgGCGCTCCTCGAGGTCCCTGCTGGCGTCGGAGACGGCGGAGGCCGGGAAGACGGCCTCCATCATGGCCTCGCAGTCCCTGACGAGCTCGGAGATGAGGTCGGTGGTGAAGAAGGGCTGCTGCAGGACGCCGGCGATGACGGGGAGCCGGAGCACGCCGCCGGTGCGCTTGTCGAACTTCTTGAGGATCTTGGCGAGGCCCGTGTAGTTGATGCTGCTGTAGTTGAGCAGCAGCACCATCTCGCCGTGGAAGTCGACCACCTCGCGCTGGATGCGCGCGATCTCGgcgtccgccgccggcgagggcttGGCCTCGGCCGCCCGCTGGATCCTCTCCTGCAGCTCCTGCACAAATGAGCAGAGGAGCACCTTGTAGTCAGCCATGTCATGTCATGTGGACAGAAAGAAGAACATTGATCGATTAGCGCGCAATCCGCAGGAAGGAGCACCCACCCTCTGCCTGATGACGaactcctcctcctgctcgagGAAGAAGGCGTTGAACTTGTCGACCTCGGCGTTGAGGAGCGTGAGGAagtcggcctcggcggcgggggagggcgcCGGGGAGGAGACAGCGTTGACGCGGCGCTTGAGCTCCTTGTAGTTGAGGAAGTGGCTCCGCCACTCCGGCAGGCTCTCCTCGATCTGCTTCTTGAGCCGCTTGCCGAA
This window contains:
- the LOC120689194 gene encoding protein NEGATIVE GRAVITROPIC RESPONSE OF ROOTS-like; the protein is MGIMKWMQSRLHGKTENRTFDGAAAVSSSRGAGVHEKPQINYESEKHLSADQWPQAGLLSIGTLGNGEHPPPQEEDLPEFTVEEVKKLQDALARLLRRAKSKSSARGSGAGEDRPPLDRFLNCPSCLEVDRRVQTPKHGDGDGQTGDLSPDTKIILTRARDLLDNSSASGSIKQKSFKFLLEKMFVCNGGFSAPPRSLKDPIESRMEKFFRTMLGKKMNARSDNGTASSRKNYFLEDGTKGKRQGGRRCGREEEREGSCRWDRTDSEFIVLEI
- the LOC120691384 gene encoding SPX domain-containing protein 5-like — protein: MKFGKRLKKQIEESLPEWRSHFLNYKELKRRVNAVSSPAPSPAAEADFLTLLNAEVDKFNAFFLEQEEEFVIRQRELQERIQRAAEAKPSPAADAEIARIQREVVDFHGEMVLLLNYSSINYTGLAKILKKFDKRTGGVLRLPVIAGVLQQPFFTTDLISELVRDCEAMMEAVFPASAVSDASRDLEERQALAAAEQSIFRNTVAALLTMQEVRSGSSTVGHFSLPPMAPLPESDWLVQSVQPPASPLIPTQ
- the LOC120691385 gene encoding elongation factor 1-delta 2; amino-acid sequence: MAVVSSNVNSEAGLQKLNDYLLTRSYITGYQASKDDMAVFTALSSAPSSSYVNVTRWYDHISALLRSSGVTAEGEGVKVESSACSMASTPRVADQKPSTADEDDDDDVDLFGEETEEERAAAEARVAAVKASGKKKESGKSSVLLDVKPWDDETDMQKLEEAVRSVKMEGLLWGASKLVPVGYGIKKMQIMMTIVDDLVSVDMLIEDHLCTEPANEYIQSCDIVAFNKI